One Scylla paramamosain isolate STU-SP2022 chromosome 7, ASM3559412v1, whole genome shotgun sequence DNA window includes the following coding sequences:
- the LOC135101791 gene encoding uncharacterized protein LOC135101791 — protein MRGRLRLGEDVPPLQDSIDILLRRVKHLLSPDDLLTLYKAQVRPVMEYAPLTWMSSARCHLNLLDKRQQWTQQTSTAAPALDCLEHRRKVAALTALHKAQVQHVPHLADLRATWRRSERCTRTVLSNDSLLEVSRSYSTTHQRAFTATTARLWNAFTTAVDIRQMSTQQARVAAHRWLQQQPS, from the exons ATGCGTGGAAGGCTGAGGCTCGGGGAAGACGTCCCTCCTCTACAGGACAGCATTGACATCCTGCTGCGCCGAGTGAaacacctcctctcccctgaTGACCTGCTGACCCTGTACAAGGCCCAAGTCAGACCTGTCATGGAGTATGCCCCCCTCACCTGGATGTCAAGCGCCCGCTGTCACCTTAACCTGCTGGATAAA CGGCAACAGTGGACACAACAGACTAGCACAGCAGCTCCAGCATTGGACTGCTTGGAGCACCGCAGGAAAGTCGCCGCCCTGACGGCGCTACACAAGGCACAGGTCCAGCACGTGCCACACCTGGCGGACCTGAGGGCCACCTGGAGGAGGTCTGAGCGATGCACGAGGACGGTGCTGAGCAACGACTCCCTTTTGGAGGTCTCTAGGTCCtactccaccacccaccagcGCGCCTTCACTGCCACAACGGCCAGGCTGTGGAATGCCTTCACCACTGCTGTGGACATCAGGCAAATGTCCACCCAGCAGGCAAGGGTTGCTGCCCACAGATGGCTACAGCAGCAACCATCTTGA
- the LOC135101839 gene encoding casein kinase I-like — translation MNVSGHVNLTAGQVVGGRFLIEARLGQGGFGSVYRALGLHTGYHCALKVERGGRNALLRELEVLSVVGGVGGVAPAPLEWWRLGNHSVLAMEAKGASLRGVNGSLAAVGVLVAGVLALLGELHGRGFVHRDVKASNIVHGDPADPHDAHRLYLVDFGLAERFRAPRGGHVPLQEGVRPKGTFQYLSVRSHRQLLQSRRDDLESLAYVAGALLKGHLPWVFSSRRRPTHPEAARIKESRTRAVFSSCPRVFADFLQYARGLDYAAEPDYDTWRRAFLRLESLSDPHDALLHKCRQDVYRQPRRNKHNNTHTP, via the coding sequence ATGAACGTGTCTGGACATGTGAACCTGACGGCAGGGCAGGTGGTGGGCGGGCGTTTCCTTATCGAGGCCAGGCTGGGGCAGGGCGGCTTCGGCTCCGTGTACCGCGCCCTGGGCTTGCACACCGGCTACCACTGCGCCCTCAAGGTGGAGCGGGGCGGCAGGAACGCGCTGCTGAGGGAGCTGGAGGTGCTGTCGGTGGTGGGCGGCGTGGGGGGAGTAGCGCCCGCCCCCCTGGAGTGGTGGCGCCTCGGAAACCACAGCGTGCTGGCCATGGAGGCGAAGGGCGCCAGCTTGCGGGGCGTCAACGGCAGCCTGGCGGCCGTGGGCGTGCTGGTGGCGGGCGTGCTGGCACTGCTCGGGGAGCTGCACGGTCGCGGCTTCGTGCACCGGGACGTCAAGGCGAGCAACATCGTGCACGGCGACCCCGCTGATCCGCACGACGCACACCGCCTCTACCTGGTGGACTTCGGGCTGGCGGAGCGGTTCCGCGCGCCTCGGGGCGGCCACGTGCCCCTGCAGGAGGGCGTGCGGCCCAAGGGCACCTTCCAGTACCTGAGTGTGCGCAGCCACCGCCAGTTGCTGCAGTCCCGCCGCGACGACCTGGAGTCCCTGGCCTACGTGGCGGGCGCGCTGCTCAAGGGGCACCTGCCGTGGGTCTTCTCGTCCAGGCGGCGCCCTACGCACCCCGAAGCGGCGCGCATCAAGGAGAGCCGCACCCGCGCTGTCTTCAGCAGCTGCCCGCGTGTCTTCGCCGACTTCCTGCAGTACGCGCGCGGCCTGGATTACGCCGCGGAGCCCGACTACGACACCTGGCGCCGCGCCTTCCTGCGCCTCGAGTCCCTGAGCGACCCGCACGACGCGCTGCTGCACAAGTGTCGCCAGGACGTGTACCGTCAGCCGCGCcgcaacaaacacaacaacacgcACACTCCTTGA